The sequence CGCGGCCATGGCCGACCGCGCCCGCCAGTACCTCGACGGCACCGTGCCGCTGACCGGCGAGGACCTGTTCCGCGCCGATCTCGTCGAGACCACCACCGCGTTTCTGCACGCACCCGTGCCGGGCCGCTCCGGAACCACCCGCACCATATGAAGGACAGCACCATGAGCGACAAGACCAGCCTCACCGGCAGGACCGTCATCGTCACCGGCGGCGCCCGCGGCCTCGGCGCCGAGGCCGCCCGCCTCGCCGTCGCGGGCGGCGGCAACGTCGTGATCACCGACGTCCTCGACGACGAGGGCGCCGCCACCGCCGCCGCGCTCGGCGACAACGCCCGGTTCCTGCACCACGACGTGACCTCCGAGGAGGACTGGCAGCGCGTCGCGGAGTTCACGCTCGCCGAGTTCGGCCGGATCGACGGCCTGGTGAACAACGCCGGCGTCTCCACCGGTCAGCCGCTGGAGACCGAGACGGTCGAGCACTTCCGCAAGGTGATCGACATCAACCTGACCGCCGTGTTCATCGGCATGAAGACCGTGATCCCCGTGATGAAGGAGAACGGCGGCGGTTCGATCGTCAACATCTCCTCGGCCGCCGGTCTGATGGGCCTCGCCATGACCTCCAGCTACGGCGCCTCCAAGTGGGGCGTACGCGGTCTGACCAAGGTCGGCGCGGTGGAGCTGGGCACGGCCAAGGTCCGGGTCAACTCCGTCCACCCCGGCATGACCTACACCCCGATGACCGCCGCCGTCGGCATCCAGCAGGGCGACGGCAACTACCCGAACACGCCCATGGGCCGGGTCGGCGAGGCTCCCGAGATCGCGGAGGCCGTGGTGTTCCTGCTCTCGGACGCCGCCTCGTACATCACGGGCGCCGAGCTGGCGGTGGACGGCGGCTGGACGACCGGCCCGACCGTCAAGTACGTCATGGGGCAGTGACCGCGTACGGCGGGACGCCGCTCGCCCACGCCGTGGGGCCGGGATCACCGCCGATGGCGTGAGGTTGGATGGGCCGTATGAAACCCACTGACCAGACCGAGGAGATCCTGGACATCGTCGACGAGAACGACGAGGTCGTCGGTCAGGCCCCGCGCGGTGAGGCGACCGCGCGGGGCCTGCGGCATCGCTGTGTGTTCATCGAGGTGCGGGACGCGCGGGGCAGGCTCTTCGTGCACCGCAGGACCGCCACCAAACTGGTCTTCCCCTCGCACTACGACATGTTCGTCGGCGGGGTCGTGGGCGCGGGCGAGTCCTACGACGAGGCCGCGCTGCGCGAGGCGGAGGAGGAACTCGGGGTCAGCGGGCTCCCCCGCCCCGAACCGCTCTTCACCTTCCTGTACACGAGCGCCGAGCACTCCTGGTGGTCGGCCGTGTACCAGGTGCGGTGCGAGCTGCCGGTGAATCCTCAGACGGAAGAGGTCGCGTGGCACACCTTCCTCACCGACGCCGGACTGGAACCGCGGCTCACCGAATGGCCCTGGGTGCCCGACGGACTGGAGGCGTACCACCGGTTGCGGGAGTTCCGGTCCCGTTGAACCCGGCTCCGGGTCGTAAACGGCCACAAACCGACAGATAGGGTTCCGGGCGTGAACGATTTCGTACAGAGCCTTCGGTTGTGGTTCGCCCCGCAGCGGATCCGCGAAGAGGGCGACACGCCCGACTACCGGTTCTCGCTGGCCAATGAGCGCACGTTCCTCGCCTGGATCCGGACGGCCCTGGCCCTCATCGGCGGCGGTTTCGCCGTCGATCAGTTCCTGCCGGAACTGGCCTGGGGCGTCCGGGCCGGTCTGGCGCTCGCGCTGCTGGCCGCCGGTGTGCTCTGTGCGCTCAGGGCGGTGAATCACTGGGTGCGGTGCGAGCGGGCGATGCGGCGCGGTGAGGATCTGCCGGTCTCGCGCTTCCCGACGCTGCTGAGTCTCGCGGTCGCCGTCGTCGCCGTCGCGATGGTGGTGGTCGTCCTCTTCGGCTGGGAGGGCCGGTGACCGGGCCCCCACGGGATCCCGGCCTCCAGC is a genomic window of Streptomyces sp. NBC_01237 containing:
- a CDS encoding YidH family protein, whose product is MNDFVQSLRLWFAPQRIREEGDTPDYRFSLANERTFLAWIRTALALIGGGFAVDQFLPELAWGVRAGLALALLAAGVLCALRAVNHWVRCERAMRRGEDLPVSRFPTLLSLAVAVVAVAMVVVVLFGWEGR
- a CDS encoding NUDIX hydrolase, producing MGRMKPTDQTEEILDIVDENDEVVGQAPRGEATARGLRHRCVFIEVRDARGRLFVHRRTATKLVFPSHYDMFVGGVVGAGESYDEAALREAEEELGVSGLPRPEPLFTFLYTSAEHSWWSAVYQVRCELPVNPQTEEVAWHTFLTDAGLEPRLTEWPWVPDGLEAYHRLREFRSR
- a CDS encoding glucose 1-dehydrogenase, translated to MSDKTSLTGRTVIVTGGARGLGAEAARLAVAGGGNVVITDVLDDEGAATAAALGDNARFLHHDVTSEEDWQRVAEFTLAEFGRIDGLVNNAGVSTGQPLETETVEHFRKVIDINLTAVFIGMKTVIPVMKENGGGSIVNISSAAGLMGLAMTSSYGASKWGVRGLTKVGAVELGTAKVRVNSVHPGMTYTPMTAAVGIQQGDGNYPNTPMGRVGEAPEIAEAVVFLLSDAASYITGAELAVDGGWTTGPTVKYVMGQ